The Haloarcula sp. CBA1127 genomic interval GCGGCATTACCCTGTTCGGCAGCGGTATCGTCGCAGACGAGTTCTCGAACGTCGTCGGCGACTCGCTCATCCTGACCGTGCCCGCGGCAGTGCTGTTCATCCTGTTTTTCCTGACGATTGCCTATCGCGACCTCGCGGACATGGCACTTGGCCTGCTCGCGCTGTTTATGGCCGTCGTCTGGACGTTCGGCTTCATGGGGCTTGCCGGCATCCCCTTCTCGCAGATGCTCATCGCCGTGCCACCGTTGTTACTGGCGGTCGGTATCGACTTCGGGATTCACGCCGTCAACCGGTATCGGGAGGAGCGCGAAACCGGCGCGTCCATCCAGAAATCGATGCGTATCACGACCGACCAGCTGCTTGTCGCGTTCTTCATCGTGACCGGGACAACAGTCATCGGGTTCGCCGCGAACCTCACCAGCGCACTGCCGCCGATTCAGGACTTCGGCTACGTGGCCTCTGTCGGTATCACGTTCACCTTCCTCATCTTCGGGGTGTTCCTGCCCGCAGCGAAGGTGGAACTGGACCGACTCCGCCAGCGTTACCCCATTCCGACGTTCAGCGAGACGCCGCTGGGTGCGGAGGATTCCGCACTGAGTGACGTGTTGCGCGGCGGTGTCGTCATCGCGAACCGCGCCCCGATCGTCTTCCTCGTGCTCATCCTCGTGTCCACGGTCGGTGCCAGCTACTACGCCACCGGCGTCTCGACGTCGTTCAGTCAGGAGGACTTCCTGCCGCCCGAGGAGAACCCGGACTTCGTCGAGGCCCTTCCGGAACCGTTCGCTCCGAGCGAATACACCGTAACGGAGGTGACGAACTTCCTCGATGAGCGATTCGACACGACCCAGTCCAGTCAGGCGACGGTGTACGTAGAGGGGCCAATGCGGAACGACGCGGCGCTTGAGCAGATGTATCGAGCGGGCAACAACCCGCCGGACTCGTTCATCCGAGAGGACGGACGCGCTGATTCGACATCTATCGTGACGGTCATTCAGGACCAGGCAGAGCGCGACCCCAAGTTCCGCCGGATGGTCGAGCGCAACGACCGAAACGACAACGGGGTCCCGGACGATAACCTCGAGGAGATATACGAGTATCTGCTCGACTCGCCGGCCCGTAGTACGGCGCTAGAGTACATCACCGAGGACTACCGGAGCGCGCGCGTCGTCTACACAGTCGAATCGGACGCGACCGACGCAGAGGTGACCGCCGACACGAGAAACGTTGCCGACGACTTCCGGTACGAGGCGACGGCAACCGGCTCGGTCGTCGTGTTCCAGGCTGTCTCGGACCTCATCCTAGAGTCAGCCATCCAGTCACTGGCGATTGCGCTTGTCGGCTCGTCGGTGTTCCTCGTTCTCATCTACAACATGCTGGAGGGGCGGCCGTCGCTCGGGCTCGTGAACATCATTCCCGTCGTCGTCACGGTAGCGTGGCTTGGCGGGACGATGCGGCTGCTCAATATCCCGTTCAACGCGCTCACAGCGACGATGCTGGCGATAACTATCGGGCTGGGTGTCGACTACTCGGTCCACGTCACGCACCGGTTCGCTGACGAGTTCGAGAAAAACGACCTCGAAACGGCACTGGACCGGACTGTTCGCGGGACCGGCGGCGCGCTGTTCGGCAGTATGCTCACCACGACGTTCGGCATCGGCGTGCTCGGGCTGGCTGTGTTCCCCGCGATCGGCCAGTTCGGCATCCTGACAGCGTTGTCAATCGCGTACGCCTTCCTCGCGTCCCTGCTGGTGATCCCCTCCGCGCTCGTCGTCTGGGACCGGGTGTTCAACGCTGACTGGTCGGTTCGTGGCCTACTCGGGTTCGGTCGGTCGCGTCCGCCCGCGCCCGTCGACGGCGACGATTAATCCACGACGCCGAGGCACGACCCACCGCCGGTCGTGTCCGGGCGAAACACGCCACTGAAGCCTTTATTTGCTGGCATCGTCCTAGCACTGATATGACTCACGTCGTTATCATCGGCGCGTATGGCAGTGCCGGGGCCGCAGTCGCCGGCGACCTTGTCGAGGCGGACGACATCGAACTCACGCTCATCGACAACGGCGAGCCCGGCGGCGGCCTCTGTATCCTTCGTGGCTGTATGCCGTCCAAGGAAGTGCTCTCCGCAGGCGCACATCGCTTCCAGGCGCGCCACGACGACCGTCTCGTCGGCGACGTGCCCGACGTTGATCTGGAGGCCGTCGTCGAGCGCAAGGACGACCATGTGCTCGACTGGGCCGGGCACCGCCGGGACTCCGTCCACGAGATGGCCGAGCGCGACGACGTAACGTTCATCCACGACACTGCCACGTTCGTCGACGAGCACACGGTCCAGGCCGGCGGCGAGGAACACGAGGCCGACTACGTCGTCATTGCGACCGGTTCCAGCGTGAACGTTCCGGACACGCCCGGCATCGACGAGGTCGACTTCATGACGAGCGATCAGGTGCTCGACGCCACGGAGTTCCCTGACTCCGGCATCGTCATGGGCTTCGGGTACATCGGGATGGAGCTGGTCCCGTATCTGGCGGAGGCCGGTGGCATGGAGCTCACCGTTATCGAGCACGACGACCGGCCGATCGACGAAGGCGACCCGGAGTTCGGCGACGAGGCGCTTGACATCTACGAGGACAACTGGGACGTGACCATCCCGACGAACTGCTACGAGCAGGAACTAGAGGAAACGGAAGACGGCGGCGTCCGCCTCACCGTCGAGTACGACGACGGCAGCGAGGAGACGTTCGAAGCCGACCAGCTGTTCCTCTTTACCGGCCGTCGCCCGACCGTCGAGGGGCTCGGGCTGGAGAACACGCCCGTTTCCGTCGAAGGTGACTGGGCGAAAGACACGATGCAGACCCGCGACGCCGACCACATCTACGCCGTCGGCGACGTCAACGGCAAGGAGCCGATTCTCCACGTCGCCAAAGAGCAGGGCTTCACCGCGGCCGAGAACATCGTCCGACAGGAGGCCGGTGGCTCGCTCGAAGAATACCGCAACGTCCACCACCACGTCATCTTCTCCGGGCTGGGCGTCTACCCGTTCGCCCGCGTCGGCCACAACGAGAAGACGGCGAAAGAAGCGGGCTACGACGTGGTCACGGCGACGCGCCAGGCCAGCGACGACGGCGTATTCAAATCCAAAGACGTGCCTGAAGGGCTTGCAAAACTCGTCGTCGACGCGGAGGACGGGACAGTACTCGGCTGGCAGGGCATGCACTACCACGCGGACAGCTTCGCCAAGACGTTCCAGACCATCGTCGAACTTGGCCTTGACGTGCGCGACCTGCCGGACCGGGCCTATCACCCGACGCTCCCCGAAAACGTCGACGGCCTCATTCGGGACTGCGTCGACCAGTTATAAGCGGTCGACCTGAACACCGGTCACGTCGAAGCGCACCCCGCCGTCCTCGCTTTCTGCGACAGTTATCCGGCCGCCGTGTGCGTCGACGATTTCGGAGACGATAGCCAGCCCGAAGCCGGTCCCGTCGTCGCTCGTGGTGTAGCCGCGCTCGAACACCTCGTCACGCTCGTCTTCGGGAATTCCGGGGCCGTCGTCCGCGACGTAGAACCCACGGCCGTCAGCGAGGGTCCCGACGCAGACGGTCACGGGGTCGTCGCTGTGTTCCACACTGTTTCGGAAGAGGTTCTCGAAGAGCTGCTGAAGCCGCGTCTGGTCGCCCGTGATCCGCGCGTCCGTATCGACCCGTTCAAGCGTCGCGTCCGAACTCTCGACGGTGTCCCAGGCGGCCGTAATGATATCGTCTAGCGACGCTTCGGTCGCGTCGATGACCTTGTGGCCGCCGCGGGCGAGCGCGAGCACGTCGTCGATGAGTTCGTCCATCCGTTCGAGCGACCGCCGGAGCGATTCGACGTGCTCCGGGTCCCCGTCGTATTCCTCGTCGACAAGCGTTAGCCGGCCGACCGCGACGTTGAGCGGGTTCCGGAGGTCGTGGCTGACGACGCTGGCGAACTCCTCCAGGCGGTTTCGCTCGCGGGTGAGTTCCTGCTCGCGGCGTTCGCGCTCCTGTTCGTAGCTGACCCAGTTCCCCATCAACTCCACGAGCGTGACTTCCCACTCCGAAAAGGAATCGCGGGGCTCCGTGCCGTAGAAGCAGAACGTGCCGTACACCGAGCCGTCGACGACAACGGGCGTTCCGAGGTAACAGGAGACGCCCATTTCGGTGTAACCCACTCTCTCAGTTAGTTCTGGCCGGTCTTCGGCGATATCAGCGAGCACCAGCGTCTGCTCCTCGACGACGGCCCGCTCGCAGTTCGTCGCGTCGAGCGGGACTGCATCGCCCGCCTCGATGGCTCCTGTCCGGTCGCGGACGATTTCGAAGACGTACATATCGCCATCGATGCGTGAGAGCGCGGCCGTTTCGGTTCCGAGGGCGTGCTGCCCGATTTCGAGCAGGCGCTCGACCTTGTCCTCGAAATCGAGGTCCTTGCGGGAGATAACCGCGTAAATCTCTCGGAGCGTCCGTTCTCTGCCCCTGATCTCCTCCTCGTGCTTGTGGCGCTCAGTGATGTCACGGAAGTACACCGAAATTCCGGTTTGTGACGGGTACGCAGACACTTCGAACCACGTCTGTAGCGGCTCGAAGTACGCTTCGAAGGATGTTGGCTCCTGCTTAGTCATCGCCTGTCGGTACTGCTTGCTGAACTCCGTTTCTTCCAGGGACGGGACCACTTCCCAGATGTTTTGCCCCAGCAAGTCGGTGGTATCACCGTCTCCCGCCATCGCACGGCCGATGACGCGGCGACCGCGTTCGTTGGCGTATGTGAACTCCCAGTTTTCGTCCACCGCAAAGAACGCGTCGGTCATCCGGTCGAGAATGTCCGCCTCCTCCTGATAACGAGCGACAGCAGCGGTGATCCGCTGTCGAAGGAACTCCGTCTGCTCTGAGAGGGGTGTCTTCGTCACGTAGTCCGTGACCCCGGCAGAAATGGCATCGCTGGCCACGCTTTCGTCCCCATCGTCAGTGAATAACAAAAACGGGAGGTCAGACGACTGCTCCCGGACGACGCTCAACAGTTCGATTCCGTCTCTGTCCGTCAGTCGGTACTCGCTGACAACACAGTCATAGGACGCGTTTTCGAGAGATGTGAGCGCGTCGTCCGCCGTCTCACACACCGTCACAGTGAATTCGTCGGGGCTCCCGCTTAGCGCCTCCGTGACTGCCGTGATGTCGTCGCAGTCCGCGTCAACGTAGAGAACGCGCACCCGACCGGCAGTTCCGTCGGCCCCGTGACGGTTCGGCGTGGCCACGGGTGTATCCATATCCGCTTCAGGGTATGTGGGAATAAAGTTGTACCGCCGGTAAGCTTTCATTACCAGGGTTTTACCCCGTGTATAGCGACTGAGAGGTCAGTCAGGCCGGCGAGCCGACAGGACCGGAATCTCGTCGATGCGCTCTGTCGAAAGCGCGTCCCAGTCGACGCCCGTTGGCGTCGTATGCGTGGTGGCCGTCTCGACAGTTCGGTCCGGCGTCACAACCCAGTCCATTGGCACGTCGTGGTCGTCGACGGGGACAGTGGTGTCGACGACGCCTTCGGGGCCGCCGACAATCTGGAGTTCGTGGACCGTCGTCACGACCGGTGTCGTCTCGTCGACCAGTCCCAGTTCACGGAGGACAGCGTATTCGAGGTCGCTGTACCCCTCACCCTTCCCGATTCGCGCGCCGTCCCCGGTGACTGCGACCGACCCCGATACCACGAGGTCAACGCTTCCGACCGCCTCGGGGCCGACCTGCCGGGCGTGGTCCGCGACGTTCGACACCGCCGGCGCGGCCTCGATGTCGTCGAGTTCGGCGGGGTCGAGTTCGTAGAAACACTGCTCGTCCCGGAGCCGTGGCACGGCCATATACACCGTTTTGCCGGCCCGCAGCGCCGCCCGGCGGACCGGG includes:
- a CDS encoding RND family transporter; the protein is MDYQRYIDWADDRIVHDSRKVVLLFLVVTVVFSAGLGSVSTNSGTSQFTTGLPAEEALQEVNDKFSPTFSPDTGSTQLIQQETNVLSKPALLRMLRSQHRLEQHGTLRVTSTSSAASIVAQQLDPEATTTEQQVYAVEAATPSEIDAAVRRAAEQNPRFRSLLSKDFNRKAASASATIGVVTHEVPAGISSGSGQGGSSPLTSIQKQAGFTVASADHGGITLFGSGIVADEFSNVVGDSLILTVPAAVLFILFFLTIAYRDLADMALGLLALFMAVVWTFGFMGLAGIPFSQMLIAVPPLLLAVGIDFGIHAVNRYREERETGASIQKSMRITTDQLLVAFFIVTGTTVIGFAANLTSALPPIQDFGYVASVGITFTFLIFGVFLPAAKVELDRLRQRYPIPTFSETPLGAEDSALSDVLRGGVVIANRAPIVFLVLILVSTVGASYYATGVSTSFSQEDFLPPEENPDFVEALPEPFAPSEYTVTEVTNFLDERFDTTQSSQATVYVEGPMRNDAALEQMYRAGNNPPDSFIREDGRADSTSIVTVIQDQAERDPKFRRMVERNDRNDNGVPDDNLEEIYEYLLDSPARSTALEYITEDYRSARVVYTVESDATDAEVTADTRNVADDFRYEATATGSVVVFQAVSDLILESAIQSLAIALVGSSVFLVLIYNMLEGRPSLGLVNIIPVVVTVAWLGGTMRLLNIPFNALTATMLAITIGLGVDYSVHVTHRFADEFEKNDLETALDRTVRGTGGALFGSMLTTTFGIGVLGLAVFPAIGQFGILTALSIAYAFLASLLVIPSALVVWDRVFNADWSVRGLLGFGRSRPPAPVDGDD
- a CDS encoding NAD(P)/FAD-dependent oxidoreductase, with the translated sequence MTHVVIIGAYGSAGAAVAGDLVEADDIELTLIDNGEPGGGLCILRGCMPSKEVLSAGAHRFQARHDDRLVGDVPDVDLEAVVERKDDHVLDWAGHRRDSVHEMAERDDVTFIHDTATFVDEHTVQAGGEEHEADYVVIATGSSVNVPDTPGIDEVDFMTSDQVLDATEFPDSGIVMGFGYIGMELVPYLAEAGGMELTVIEHDDRPIDEGDPEFGDEALDIYEDNWDVTIPTNCYEQELEETEDGGVRLTVEYDDGSEETFEADQLFLFTGRRPTVEGLGLENTPVSVEGDWAKDTMQTRDADHIYAVGDVNGKEPILHVAKEQGFTAAENIVRQEAGGSLEEYRNVHHHVIFSGLGVYPFARVGHNEKTAKEAGYDVVTATRQASDDGVFKSKDVPEGLAKLVVDAEDGTVLGWQGMHYHADSFAKTFQTIVELGLDVRDLPDRAYHPTLPENVDGLIRDCVDQL
- a CDS encoding ATP-binding protein; the protein is MDTPVATPNRHGADGTAGRVRVLYVDADCDDITAVTEALSGSPDEFTVTVCETADDALTSLENASYDCVVSEYRLTDRDGIELLSVVREQSSDLPFLLFTDDGDESVASDAISAGVTDYVTKTPLSEQTEFLRQRITAAVARYQEEADILDRMTDAFFAVDENWEFTYANERGRRVIGRAMAGDGDTTDLLGQNIWEVVPSLEETEFSKQYRQAMTKQEPTSFEAYFEPLQTWFEVSAYPSQTGISVYFRDITERHKHEEEIRGRERTLREIYAVISRKDLDFEDKVERLLEIGQHALGTETAALSRIDGDMYVFEIVRDRTGAIEAGDAVPLDATNCERAVVEEQTLVLADIAEDRPELTERVGYTEMGVSCYLGTPVVVDGSVYGTFCFYGTEPRDSFSEWEVTLVELMGNWVSYEQERERREQELTRERNRLEEFASVVSHDLRNPLNVAVGRLTLVDEEYDGDPEHVESLRRSLERMDELIDDVLALARGGHKVIDATEASLDDIITAAWDTVESSDATLERVDTDARITGDQTRLQQLFENLFRNSVEHSDDPVTVCVGTLADGRGFYVADDGPGIPEDERDEVFERGYTTSDDGTGFGLAIVSEIVDAHGGRITVAESEDGGVRFDVTGVQVDRL
- a CDS encoding 5-formyltetrahydrofolate cyclo-ligase, whose translation is MDKQTIRETVWDALEERSIARFPFPPHDRIPNFEAANEAAQRLTETAVWDAAETVKANPDSPQLPVRRAALRAGKTVYMAVPRLRDEQCFYELDPAELDDIEAAPAVSNVADHARQVGPEAVGSVDLVVSGSVAVTGDGARIGKGEGYSDLEYAVLRELGLVDETTPVVTTVHELQIVGGPEGVVDTTVPVDDHDVPMDWVVTPDRTVETATTHTTPTGVDWDALSTERIDEIPVLSARRPD